One Apteryx mantelli isolate bAptMan1 chromosome 22, bAptMan1.hap1, whole genome shotgun sequence genomic region harbors:
- the LOC106496083 gene encoding fibrinogen-like protein 1-like protein, whose product MGLQAGMSLLRGGVTLLSMVMMLLLCVSAGPAVPTTSSRSGFPADCSRLRKNSPSGVYVIQPAGAPPRVVWCDMDTEGKGWTVVQRNSHDTEIMWKESWTTYKYGFGNVRADYWLGTEYLHLLTQQNTYKVRFVVQNKSNVTHYAEYDIFSVEGEASGYPLRLGRFSGEGEDYLTTYHTKYGGIHDNMKFSTRDKDQDQASGNCASSYGGWWYDKCQNILLNAKNYILWPGICNSGDCKSSLILIKPTDVC is encoded by the exons ATGG GGCTCCAGGCTGGGATGAGCCTGCTTCGTGGGGGTGTAACCCTCCTGTCCATGGTGATGATGCTTCTCCTCTGTGTGAGTGCTggcccagcagtgcccaccacaagCTCCCGGAGTG ggttccctgcagactgcagccGCCTCCGCAAGAACAGCCCCAGTGGGGTCTATGTCATCCAGCCGGCAGGGGCTCCCCCACGGGTGGTTTGGTGCGACATGGACACCGAAGGCAAGGGCTGGACTGTCGTTCAGAGAAACTCTCATGACACCGAGATCATGTGGAAGGAGTCCTGGACCACCTATAAGTACGGCTTTGGGAATGTGAGGGCAGATTACTGGCTGGGTACCGAGTACCTGCACCTGCTCACACAGCAGAACACCTACAAGGTCCGCTTCGTCGTGCAGAATAAATCCAATGTCACCCATTATGCTGAGTATGACATCTTCAGCGTAGAGGGCGAGGCCAGCGGGTACCCTCTGAGGCTGGGCAGGTTCTCTGGTGAGGGGGAAGACTATCTGACCACCTACCACACCAAGTATGGGGGCATACATGACAACATGAAGTTCAGCACTCGTGACAAGGACCAGGACCAGGCCAGCGGGAACTGTGCCAGCAGCTATGGGGGCTGGTGGTATGATAAGTGTCAGAACATCCTGCTCAATGCCAAAAACTACATCCTATGGCCAGGGATCTGCAATAGCGGTGACTGCAAATCTTCCCTCATCCTGATCAAACCCACAGACGTGTGCTGA